The Prevotella sp. E9-3 genome has a window encoding:
- a CDS encoding RagB/SusD family nutrient uptake outer membrane protein has product MKRIKPFIFCNFYIVVAALLFTACSDFLEKEVQGASTPDSFYKTKYELQEGLNAVYDVLQSNQFTNCAWIFGEACGDDVVGTDENGTSQIAELVNFRFDTSNDWLLRRYQIMYRGINRANQLISHINSVKFSSDDASNYTTVRAILGQAKFLRAYFYFELVRTFGGVPIRPETEDINRLTIPRSSKEEVYAYIERDLREAACMLDAKYTDASSGKVGCGACVALLMKVLMYEATPGKLSDKWKEIALLGDYFITGQTLTYRDILHLDQYDETWDQLMRRLWFKPREKLLSGEVYTTEDTALPALANIYSLVSKSSYDGSTLHYRDLYYQMGEFCSRSVFEIVFKESATGKSDDDNEGMGIMNDLFWNRLWASTSFRNAVANDPRRDVIILLHASATFDNERLEVPATRYGCMKWYTPKNERPLDSNDNAKNRRVIIYSDVVLMYAEALNEVGRREESLTQLNRVKAVANEITNVSTLYTAGTYLEMRSQIWTERRIELCHLWDRYFDIVRQGRAATILHNLASEQVWGRGKNYIEGVHELFPIPQNEVDVTNGIVSQNPGY; this is encoded by the coding sequence ATGAAAAGGATAAAACCATTTATATTTTGTAATTTTTACATTGTAGTGGCTGCACTGCTGTTCACCGCCTGTAGCGACTTCCTCGAGAAGGAGGTGCAGGGAGCCTCTACCCCCGACAGCTTCTACAAGACGAAGTACGAGTTGCAGGAGGGCCTCAATGCCGTCTATGACGTGCTGCAGAGCAACCAGTTTACCAACTGCGCATGGATCTTCGGCGAGGCCTGCGGCGACGACGTCGTAGGTACCGACGAGAACGGCACGTCGCAGATAGCCGAACTGGTGAACTTCCGCTTCGACACCTCCAACGATTGGCTGTTGCGTCGCTATCAGATCATGTATCGTGGCATCAACCGTGCCAACCAGCTCATCTCACATATCAACAGTGTGAAGTTCTCCAGCGACGATGCCAGCAACTACACCACGGTGCGGGCCATCCTCGGTCAGGCAAAGTTCCTGCGTGCCTACTTCTATTTCGAGCTCGTCCGCACTTTCGGCGGTGTGCCCATCCGTCCTGAGACTGAGGACATCAACCGCCTGACCATCCCCCGCTCCAGCAAGGAAGAGGTCTATGCCTACATAGAGCGCGATCTGCGCGAGGCTGCCTGCATGCTCGACGCCAAATATACCGATGCCTCCAGCGGCAAGGTGGGCTGCGGAGCCTGTGTGGCCCTGCTCATGAAGGTGCTCATGTACGAGGCTACGCCAGGCAAGCTTTCCGACAAGTGGAAAGAGATAGCCCTGCTCGGCGACTACTTCATCACCGGACAGACGCTCACCTACCGTGACATCCTGCACCTCGACCAGTACGACGAGACGTGGGACCAGCTGATGCGCCGACTGTGGTTCAAGCCACGCGAGAAACTGCTCTCAGGAGAGGTCTATACCACCGAGGACACCGCCCTGCCTGCCCTGGCCAACATCTATTCGCTGGTGTCGAAGTCCAGCTACGACGGCTCCACGCTCCACTACCGCGACCTCTACTACCAGATGGGCGAGTTCTGCTCGCGCTCCGTCTTCGAGATCGTGTTCAAGGAGAGTGCCACGGGCAAGAGCGACGACGACAACGAGGGCATGGGCATCATGAACGACCTGTTCTGGAACCGTCTGTGGGCCTCCACCTCCTTTCGCAATGCCGTGGCCAACGATCCGCGCCGCGATGTCATCATCCTGCTCCATGCCAGTGCCACCTTCGACAACGAGCGTCTGGAGGTGCCCGCCACCCGCTATGGCTGCATGAAGTGGTACACCCCCAAGAACGAACGGCCGCTGGACAGCAACGACAATGCCAAGAACCGCCGCGTCATCATCTACAGCGACGTGGTGCTGATGTATGCCGAGGCACTCAACGAGGTGGGACGACGCGAGGAGTCGCTCACCCAGCTCAACCGTGTGAAGGCTGTGGCCAACGAGATTACCAACGTCTCCACACTCTACACTGCCGGCACCTATCTCGAGATGCGCTCACAGATATGGACCGAGCGGCGCATTGAGCTCTGCCACCTGTGGGACCGCTACTTCGACATCGTCCGCCAGGGACGTGCCGCCACCATCCTACACAACCTGGCCTCTGAGCAGGTATGGGGACGCGGCAAGAACTATATCGAGGGCGTACACGAACTGTTTCCCATCCCCCAGAACGAGGTCGACGTCACCAACGGCATCGTCAGTCAGAATCCTGGTTACTAA